The Myxococcales bacterium genome contains a region encoding:
- a CDS encoding 4-hydroxy-tetrahydrodipicolinate synthase: MMFEGVFTALVTPFRDDKIDEPALRQLVENQITAGIAGLVPCGSTGESATLSVQEHHQVIDIVISAAAGRVPVMAGTGSNNTREAIGFTRYAKEAGATAALLLSPYYNKPTQQGLVEHFEAIANETQFPLMIYNIPGRTASNITPETLARLAENEFIVGVKEASGNLEQIAQVIALCPDDFDVLAGDDTLLLPILAIGGKGGIAVTSNIVPTAMMELHQSFRSGDAERARELHYQLLPLFNALFTETNPIPVKAALALMGVMQDDIRLPLTQLTQPNRDRLQAVMKELGIL, encoded by the coding sequence ATTTCGCGACGACAAGATCGACGAACCCGCGTTGCGTCAGTTGGTCGAAAATCAAATCACCGCGGGGATCGCTGGACTGGTGCCCTGCGGATCCACGGGCGAATCCGCGACCCTTTCGGTGCAAGAGCACCACCAGGTCATCGACATTGTGATCTCGGCTGCAGCGGGTCGCGTGCCGGTGATGGCGGGCACGGGTTCGAACAACACCCGCGAAGCCATTGGCTTTACCCGATACGCCAAGGAAGCGGGAGCGACGGCGGCACTGTTGCTCTCGCCCTACTACAACAAACCCACTCAGCAGGGACTGGTCGAACACTTCGAAGCCATCGCGAACGAGACCCAGTTTCCGCTGATGATCTACAACATCCCCGGACGCACGGCTTCCAACATCACGCCCGAAACCCTCGCGCGTCTCGCCGAAAACGAGTTCATCGTGGGGGTCAAAGAGGCGTCTGGCAATCTCGAACAGATCGCACAAGTGATCGCGCTGTGTCCCGACGACTTCGATGTGCTTGCAGGAGACGACACGCTGCTGCTTCCGATTCTTGCAATTGGAGGCAAGGGCGGAATCGCCGTAACATCCAATATTGTCCCCACTGCCATGATGGAGTTGCACCAGTCGTTTCGATCTGGGGACGCGGAGCGCGCCCGAGAATTGCACTATCAGCTGTTGCCGCTGTTTAACGCGCTCTTCACTGAAACAAATCCGATTCCCGTAAAGGCGGCGCTGGCGCTAATGGGCGTCATGCAGGACGACATCCGGTTGCCCCTGACCCAACTCACGCAACCCAATCGCGATCGCCTCCAGGCGGTCATGAAAGAACTGGGGATCTTGTAA